A section of the Apodemus sylvaticus chromosome 10, mApoSyl1.1, whole genome shotgun sequence genome encodes:
- the LOC127694298 gene encoding C-type lectin domain family 10 member A isoform X1: protein MPMIYENFQNLRSEEKNQEPGEAAPPQCSLWNILSWTHLLLFSLGLSLLLLVVVSVIGSQNAQLRRDLGTLRATLDNTTSKIKADVQALDSRGDSLQEGISSLKVEVEDHRQELQAGRGLSQKVTSLESAVEKREEALKTDLSDITDRVQQLKKDLKALACQLGSLKSSGSEMACCPLHWTKHEGSCYWFSQSEKSWPEADKYCQLENSHLVVVNSQEEQNFLQNRLAGMVSWIGLTDQNGPWRWVDGSDFEKGFKNWAPEQPDNWYGHGLGGGEDCARFTSAGAWNDDSCQRTFRWICEMKLAVDS from the exons ATGCCAATGATATACGAAAACTTCCAGAACTTAAGGAGTGAAGAGAAAAACCAAGAGCCTGGTGAAG CAGCTCCTCCCCAGTGCTCGCTGTGGAATATCCTCTCGTGgacccacctcctcctcttctccctgggcctcagcctcctgctgcTGGTGGTTGTCTCCGTGATTGGATCCCAAA ATGCCCAGTTAAGGAGGGACCTAGGCACCCTGAGAGCCACTTTAGACAACACCACCTCCAAGATAAAGGCTGATGTCCAGGCCCTGGACTCCAGGG GTGACAGCTTGCAAGAAGGGATCAGTTCTCTGAAAGTGGAGGTGGAGGATCACAGGCAAGAACTGCAGGCAG GCCGAGGCTTGAGCCAGAAGGTGACTTCTCTGGAGAGTGCagtggagaagagggaggaggctcTCAAAACAG ATCTGTCTGATATAACCGATCGTGTGCAACAGCTGAAGAAGGACTTGAAGGCCCTGGCGTGCCAGCTGGGCAGCCTCAAGAGCAGTG GCTCGGAAATGGCCTGCTGCCCCCTTCACTGGACGAAGCACGAAGGCAGCTGCTACTGGTTCTCTCAGTCTGAGAAGTCCTGGCCTGAAGCTGACAAATACTGTCAGCTGGAGAATTCTCACCTGGTGGTGGTCAACTCCCAGGAGGAGCAG aattttCTACAGAATCGCTTAGCCGGTATGGTCAGTTGGATCGGCCTAACGGACCAAAACGGGCCCTGGCGATGGGTGGATGGGAGCGACTTTGAAAAAGGCTTTAA GAACTGGGCCCCAGAGCAGCCGGATAACTGGTATGGACACGGCCTGGGAGGGGGTGAGGACTGTGCCCGGTTCACCTCAGCTGGTGCCTGGAATGATGACTCCTGTCAGAGGACCTTCCGCTGGATCTGCGAGATGAAGCTGGCCGTGGATAGCTAG
- the LOC127694298 gene encoding C-type lectin domain family 10 member A isoform X2, translated as MPMIYENFQNLRSEEKNQEPGEAPPQCSLWNILSWTHLLLFSLGLSLLLLVVVSVIGSQNAQLRRDLGTLRATLDNTTSKIKADVQALDSRGDSLQEGISSLKVEVEDHRQELQAGRGLSQKVTSLESAVEKREEALKTDLSDITDRVQQLKKDLKALACQLGSLKSSGSEMACCPLHWTKHEGSCYWFSQSEKSWPEADKYCQLENSHLVVVNSQEEQNFLQNRLAGMVSWIGLTDQNGPWRWVDGSDFEKGFKNWAPEQPDNWYGHGLGGGEDCARFTSAGAWNDDSCQRTFRWICEMKLAVDS; from the exons ATGCCAATGATATACGAAAACTTCCAGAACTTAAGGAGTGAAGAGAAAAACCAAGAGCCTGGTGAAG CTCCTCCCCAGTGCTCGCTGTGGAATATCCTCTCGTGgacccacctcctcctcttctccctgggcctcagcctcctgctgcTGGTGGTTGTCTCCGTGATTGGATCCCAAA ATGCCCAGTTAAGGAGGGACCTAGGCACCCTGAGAGCCACTTTAGACAACACCACCTCCAAGATAAAGGCTGATGTCCAGGCCCTGGACTCCAGGG GTGACAGCTTGCAAGAAGGGATCAGTTCTCTGAAAGTGGAGGTGGAGGATCACAGGCAAGAACTGCAGGCAG GCCGAGGCTTGAGCCAGAAGGTGACTTCTCTGGAGAGTGCagtggagaagagggaggaggctcTCAAAACAG ATCTGTCTGATATAACCGATCGTGTGCAACAGCTGAAGAAGGACTTGAAGGCCCTGGCGTGCCAGCTGGGCAGCCTCAAGAGCAGTG GCTCGGAAATGGCCTGCTGCCCCCTTCACTGGACGAAGCACGAAGGCAGCTGCTACTGGTTCTCTCAGTCTGAGAAGTCCTGGCCTGAAGCTGACAAATACTGTCAGCTGGAGAATTCTCACCTGGTGGTGGTCAACTCCCAGGAGGAGCAG aattttCTACAGAATCGCTTAGCCGGTATGGTCAGTTGGATCGGCCTAACGGACCAAAACGGGCCCTGGCGATGGGTGGATGGGAGCGACTTTGAAAAAGGCTTTAA GAACTGGGCCCCAGAGCAGCCGGATAACTGGTATGGACACGGCCTGGGAGGGGGTGAGGACTGTGCCCGGTTCACCTCAGCTGGTGCCTGGAATGATGACTCCTGTCAGAGGACCTTCCGCTGGATCTGCGAGATGAAGCTGGCCGTGGATAGCTAG